The region GGATTGAGGCCTCAGGTTTAGACAGTGGGATCTATTTGATATTCATTGGTAAGATCAGAGCAGAGCTTTAAAAACACTTCTCTGGCATCAACAAGGGAAGGGTAGGCTAGGGAACAGATCAGTGAGGAGGCCGGGCCACTCCTCCAGGCCCAAGGTTATGCCTCCTGAACTAGGGCAGTTgcagtaaaaatgcaaatgagaggTTTTCTGGACTTGGGAACTTATTGGGCAGGGGAAATTGAGACATGGATCAGGAATGACACCAAATTCCATGTGTCATTGGAAACTTGGTACAATTGGCAATTTGGCAACTTGGTACAATACCACATCTAGTGTGTATGGCATCTTAGTTGAAAAGGGTACCCTCTGAGGACTGATACAGCCCATGTCAGGAAGCAGAACTTAGTGATTTTCGCCCCCGCGGGCATCCTTTACTGGCTGGGGACCTTTGTGTAGGACAAAACCATACATGGCAGCTCTCACTGGGTGCTTGATGGCGTCATTCTTAAGAGCGGGATGTAGGAAGAAGGACAGAGGAGCAGGAGATAATGTTTGGTTTTGGATGTGGTGGGCTGCAGTGCCATGAGGCATCTAGACAGAAATGgccaggaggcagctggaggggaCAAAGCTGAGCTCTGGGGAACAGGGGACTCCATGCCTGCCTCACAGCATTAGCTCTCTGGTTCTGCCCACAGACCCCCTGCCTGTCCCCTGGGTGCTTCAAGAAGTGGAGCTAAGGCTGCTGGGAGAAGCTGCCTGTCAATGTCTCTACAGCCGGCCTGGCCCCTTCAACCTCACTTTTCAGCTATTGCCAGGGATGCTGTGTGCTGGCTACCCAGAGGGCCGCAGGGACACCTGCCAGGTGAGGGGAGGCCCCTGCACCTGCCTGACAGGGCCAGGCAGAGCCATAACCAATAGGAAGCAgtgttaaaaacagaaaaatccccTCTCTTTCATATCTCTGAACCTTATCTGCAGAAAGAGGACTAGATGGCCAATGAATAGGAGTGAAGATTATAAATGGATAGAAGTTGGGGCTCAACAACTGTTATTTGTGGCGGTATAGTGCAGTGGTTACGTGCCAAACTCTGGAGTGAGTCTGCCTGGTTTGAAGCTTGGCGCCCCTACTTATTAGGTGTGTAACCTTGGCCAAGATATTTAACCTCATTATGTCCAGACTTTCTCATCTGGCAGGTGGAGATCATCAGGTGGTAATGATAATTAAATGAATTTGTATATGTAAGAACAGTGTGTGGTTCTTAGTAAGAGCTAAATAAGCATtagctattaatattattataaccCCACTTCCCAGCTCTCACTGGGTGCCTAATGGGGCCATCCCTGATATGAGGATGTAGAAGGACACTGTTagtaaataatcaataaatagtcATCTTTAAAAGTGAATTAATCCTTCACAGAAGGGAATTTTCCAGATAACCTGCTACAGgccaaaatatggtatattttaatcattttcccCAGAAACCTTCCTCAAGCGACACACACTCTTGCAGTACTCAGATGTATGGTGGTGATGGGGATTCAGACTAGATGGTCTTCAGGGTCCCTCCCAATTATGAGGTTCCAGGACCTATGGACATAATCCTCTGCCTTCTTGAACAGGATTGTGGGCAGTTCAAATTCCTCTAGACCAGCGCTGTCCGACAGAACTTCCtagagtgatggaaatgttctgtatctgcaCTGTCCAGGGTAGTAGGCACTAGCCACATTGTCTGCTGAACATTTGAAAAACATCCGAAATGTACTTAGTGTAACTGAggagttaaatttttaattttatttagtgtctaccatattggacagcacatTCCAGATGATTCTGAGCCTTCTTTGTGACCCTGTTCAGGTCACAGAAATGCCTGATCGGGACTACAGAGATGTCTTAGGGACAATGCCTCTAAGCATGAAATAGCCCAGAACCATTGTTTTAGCATCTGTTCATTGTAGTtcttcctcctgtctatttttgCTGCTTTTAGATTTCCTATTTCTAACACACTTCTAAATGCTGGCACCTCTGATTTACTTTAACAATTGGATGAACTTAGAAACCCAAGAGAGAGTTTATTTGAACTATTCATTGAACAAGAATCATTTGGCTGTAAGTGAGACCTTCAGGCCTCTCTGGCATGGCTTTTAATGCATTACTCTGGTGCTCTTAGCTTGTCTGTCCATCACGAGCCTTTCTGCTTTACATGTCTTTCTTCTGTCTAGAGTTGTAGAGAATACAGAAGTTGACACAGCCAAGGCAGGTTCCTAGGAGAAGGCGGCTGTATGCTGGGCCAACAAGAAGAGGTGTACAAACTTGGGGATGTGGCCCAGTACAATCTGGTGGGTCCCTGGGCTGATCCCTTGACACTGAGTCATCTATCATCAGGGAGACTCTGGGGGACCCCTGGTCTGTGAGGAACATGGACGATGGTTCCAGGCAGGAATCACCAGCTTTGGCTTTGGCTGTGGACGAAGGAACCGCCCGGGAGTCTTCACTGCTGTAGCTCCCTATGAGGCATGGATCCGGGAACAGGTGATGGGCTCAGAGCCTGGGCCTGCCTTTCCCACCCAGTCCCAGGGACCCCAATCAGGCCCATGGGAGCCCATGGATGAGAACTGCACAATCGCCCTGCCAGGTGAGGGGGTAGGACCCCTGGATGTCTGCTAAACATGGGGTATTTGAGTTGGGGTGGAAAGTGCTGGGGGTTCACGAGGCCTGCTGACCCAGGCCTCTCACCCCTCAGAGTGCGGAAAGGCCCAgaggccaggggcctggccttGGGAAGCTCAAGTGATAGTGCCAGGATCCAGACCCTGCCATGGGGCGCTGGTGTCTGAAAGCTGGGTCTTGGCACCTGCCAGCTGCTTTCTGGAGTGAGTGAAAACCCACATCTCAGACGGATTCTTGCCCTCCCCCATCGGCCTGAGATACTATCTACTTGGCTCCTGCCCTGGGTGGGTGGTATCCCTCAGTCTGAAGTTGGGGTGGGGTTGCAGAGGGGTCTCCTTGGGAGATGAAGGATCGAAATCGCAAAGCAAGGTTCTGGTCTATTGGGGGCGAGTAGAGGGGTAGTATAAGTTCGATCCAGGATGCAGGACTCTGAGTGCACAGTTCTCAGGACAGGGAAACAGAATCCTAGCCTGAGATATGGAGACTAAATAAGTCAGGGGTGACAAGTTTCCAGCCCAGTGTGCGGAATGCAGCCCACGTCGCCAGTCTTCTCATCCCGCAGCCGCAGCAGCCCGGATCACCAGCCCCAGGACCTCGACAACTGGCGCGTGCAGCTGCCGTCGCGCCTGAGCTCTGAGCACGTGATGCGCCGCGTGCCACACGAGAACGCTTCCTGGGACCCTGCCTCGGACCTGGTGCTGCTGCAGCTGCGCGCGCCCGTGAACCTAAGCGTGGCCCCGCGGCCGGTGTGCCTACCTCACCCAGAACACTATTTCCTGCCTGGGAGCCGATGCCGCCTGGCTCGCTGGGGCCGCGGCGGTGAGCAGGGGCCCAGCGCGCGGTAGGGCGGGATGGCGCAAGACCCAACCTCGCTGCGCGCGgactcccttccttttctctcccagaaCCTGCCCCCGGCCCTAACACGCTGCTTGAGGCGGAGCTCTTGAGCGGCTGGTGGTGTCACTGCTTGTACAGCCGCCAGGGGGCGACCGTACCGCCGCCTGGAGACCCACCGCACGCGCTTTGCCCTGCCTACCACGAGGAGGAGGAGTCGGGCCGCTGTTGGGTtagtggcgggggcggggggctccGAAAGAGGCTGAGGAGGTTGGGGGCGGAGCCTGAGAGGCTGGGAAAGAGGCTGAGTGctccgggggcggggccggggcggggggggggggttaaggCGGGGCCAGAACACCCTTGGGGCGGAGCCTGGCTCCGGGGTACTTTTGGGAGCGGACTGAGGCCACTCTAGGCTCTGCCCGGCTTTCTCGCTACCTACCTTTGGGTTTAATGGGAATCCTTATGCAGATTATTAATGGAGCCTGACTTGGAGGAAGTGGGATTTTTGTCCGAGAAAAGAGGAATGTGGAGTCTGGGAAAGCCCCAGTATCTGACATCCTCTAATCAACTTACACCCAGACACAAAGGCAGAGGTAGATAACACACCTTCTATTGCTGCAGAACTACTCCAGTTGGAGCCTTTTGTGCCGGGAGGAAGGGACCTGGTTCCTGGCTGGAATCAGAGACTTCTCCAGTGGCTGCCTACGTCCCAGAGCCTTCTACCCTCTTCAGACCCATGGCCCATGGATCAGCCATGTGACTCGGGGAGCCTACCTAGAGGACCAGCTGACCTGGGACTGGGGCCCTGAGGGGGAGGAGACTGAGACACAAACTTGTCCTCCCCACACAGAACATGGTGGTGAGGAGCAGGACTTTGGAGCTTGGGGGTGCTTAAATCCACGGCAGGGGCTTCAGGGGTCAGCTGTGAGACCCCCACTGAGGTGGTCACCTCCTCTCCCTAGCCTGTGGCCTGCGGCCAGAGCCTGCTCCAATGGGGCTCCTGTGGCCATGGCTGGCAGAAGTGCACGTGGCTGGTGATCGAGTCTGCACTGGGATCCTCGTGGCCCCAGGCTGGGTCCTGGCAGCCACTCATTGTATCCTCAGGTGGGTCTCACCCATCTCCTGAGCAGGAGGGAAAATTTGGGAGCTGGGCCAAAGAACTCTTGCAATAGTGGGATATTCTCCCTTAAGGGCTCTCAGAGCACAGGGAAATTTGTGTGCAGTGTTTTGAAACAGAGGAGAGATTAGGAAGGAGCGATAATAAAGGAGTTAGTGGAATGACTCTGGATATTCATTCTACCCTTTTACCTGGACTGGGAAGGACTTAACCAGCAAGGAgatgagggtggagggtgggcagtAGGTAACATTGCGCCTTGTTCCAACAGGCCAGGCTCTACAACAGTGCCTTATATTGAAGTGTACCTGGGCCGAACAGGGGCCAGCCCCCTCCCACAGGGCCACCAGGTGTCCCGGTTGGTCATCAGCATCCGCCTGCCCCGGCACCTGGGACTTCGGCCTCCCCTGGCCCTCCTAGAGCTGAGCTCCCGGGTGGAGCCCTCTCCTTCAGCCTTGTCCATCTGCCTTCACCCAGGGGGAATCCCCCTGGGGGGCAGCTGCTGGGTGTTGGGCTGGAAGGACCCCCAGGACCGAGGTGAGAGCCCTGGGTCCTAAGGATGAGAAGTGATTGGAGGCCAGAATCCCTTGGACAaccctctttcctctttctagtccctgtggctgctgctgtcTCCATCTTGACACCACGACTCTGTCAATGCCTCTATCAGGGTATTCTGCCccctgggactctctgtgtccTGTATGCAGAGGGGCAGGAAGACAGGTGTGAGGTACAGGGGCCTGGGCATCCTGGtccagggaggggaaaggcagtACTGGGCAGCTGGACCCTGGAGAGAAAACAGGGTTAAAATTTCTGGGTGCTGGGCCCCAAATGGGAAGAAGCAGTGCTTCCTGGTCGGACCTTGAAGAGCAACCAGGGATCTGGATGCCTAAGGATGGAGACAAGCACTATTTTGTAGCTGTACCCTAGGAGAAGGTGCAGGGGACCAGGAGGAAGGGTAAGAGACCCTCTTGGCCTTGGCTTTTATTATGCAGGTGACCTCAGCACCTCCGCTCCTGTGCCAGAGTGAGGGAGGCTCCTGGATCCTCGTGGGCATGGCTGTTAGAGGGAGCCAGGAACTGTTTGCCTCCATTGGCCCTGAAGAGGCCTGGATCTCCCAGACTGTGGGAGAggcccatttcctgccccccagTGGCTCCCCCTACTGGCCCCCTGAAGGCAGCAATCTctgccccctggacatggctggGGCCTCAGGCTTCCCTCCTGCTTCTCTGTTCCTGCTGCTACTGACCCCCCTAATCCAGGGCTGAGGAGTCTGGGTCCTGGAccacctctccttctcctccccccctccccagctttcCATTTCCCTTCCAGTAGGGTTGGAATGTGACTTAACCGGCTTTCAATCCCTTTGCCAGAACCTCCAGAGCTCCCCCACCCACCTAGACTGCAATGGCTTCAGATAATTGACCACAGTGTCTGGATATTTTGTGCCCTGGAATCCTTGGGGGCAGCGGGAATGGACAATAAAGGTGTAAACAAAGACACACAGCCTTATGGAATTGCTGAGGGCAGGCTGGGGGGCTAGAAGGAAGCACAAGGGGTAGAGtccctccctcctgggcctcTGTGAGTCAGGCCTTGGGCTCCCAGGAAATATGTCCCTGATAACGTGGCAGCTGTCCCTCATTCCTGCCCAAGGGTGGGGGAGGTTGGGTGGCCAGCTGGGTGTGTGTCACCTCCCCAATGGAATTATCATCCCCAGCACCTGCTGGACACCTCAgccctagcttttttttttttttttaatactttatttatttatttttagagagaggggaagggagggagaaagagagggagaaaaactacaaagtgtggttgtctctcatgcgccccttactggggacctggctgcaacccaggcatgtgccccagctgggaatcgaaccagcgacgctttggttcacaggcccatgctcaatacactgagccacaccagccaaggcctcaGCCCTAGCTTTGACcctgctgcccctctccccagagtAAGAAGGACTGAGGGTGAGGGTCATAGAAGGAAGGGTCCAAAAGTCTGAGAGTCCAGGGTCTGTCTACAATCTCCTATAGCCACAGGGAGCCACTGCCCCCATCTACACACACCCTGATGAATGACGTCTCAAAGTATATACCTCCAGTGTCCCCAGTACACAGATGACATTTGTACTCTTCAAGGGTCCACAACTTTCACATCCTGCCCAGTGCCCCTACGGTTTGAGTCCCATCACCACTTCTTGGTTCACCTCCCTGCACTAATTCAAGCGTGTTTTCTGCTAACTACTAGGTCATGGCACACCTAGGGTCTGAGGGATAAGCCCATGAAGTGCTCCCTATGTGGTGGGGAACTACATGGACAACCCTGGCTGGGGGTCAGGAAAGGGTCCTAGAAGTGATGTTTGAGCACAGAAAAAGAGAGTGAACGGGGAGCTAAGGAGCTGAGGTGCTTGGGGTGGAAGCCAGCTAAGGAAGGTGGCAGAGGGGTCACCTCTGGGACTGTAGTCAAATCTCTGGGTTGAATAGGCAGAGGATAGGGACAGGGACATCAAAGAGCAGCTGGAAGTTATTTTTGGGGGACCGAGGAGATGGGCAGAGGTCCTTATAGGTCTAGGCTTACATTTAGCTGCCAGATCCCAAATAGCGTATTCCCCTGAATCTCCATAGAGACATATGTGCCTACTTCCTCCCTGTACCCAGTCAGTCACCCATATGCCACCCCTCACAAACATTTAATACACCCCATCTTCCACCTGAACACACCCACAGTGCCCAGGGctttgcccctcctccccagtttAGACCACTTCAGATTCAGCCTTCATCCTGTCCTCTCACCCAATCCAGCCTGGGCCTTGAAGTCTTGGCTTAGATGTCCAGACATCTAATCTGTGGAAGGTAGGTAAGGAAGTAGGGCTCTGTTTTTCTGAACCTTGAAGCCAATACACATTTGCAACTGCCCACAGACTCATAGGCTCACAGAGGAAGTACCCAACTTCTGACCTAGTCACTCGGGGCTTCTTTTCCCGAGTTTGTGCCACCTGTGCCCTCCACCTGAAAGTGCTTCACTTTCCCCCACCTTTGTCTTGTTAACAGCTTTTCATCACCTCTTTAGGTCTCAGTTCTGAAGGCACTTCCTTGAGGACCCCTTCTTGATGTCAGCCTATGTCAAGCTCCTGTAAATGGCTCCCAGAACTCCCATTATCCTTCCTTTATCACAGTTCCTAATTTGAAATTATGCTATAATTGCTTGTGTGGTTATTTGAGGCCAGGTGTCATCCCTACTTCAGGGTGAGCTCAGGGAAGGCAGGGATGCTGTCTGTTTTTACTCCTATGCCTGGAACAGAGGAGGTACCCAGTAAATATTTGGGAGATGATTGGCACTGCCAGACACGCTCACCACACCTCATCATACACAGATGAGGCTGCAGGCTCTACAGAAGGCCCTGAACCCGCCCTAGCCTCGGGCAGACCCAGGTGTCCTAAGCTCAGACACGGGGCCTAAGAagggagggggtagggggaggagcGTCTTTGGCCGAGCCAACCCCTGGGAGGCATAACTGGTTTGGTAGACCTGAAAGACCTAGGGCCACCAGCAGCTGGGTGGCCCTCCAGGGAGCTGGGCCATCGGACATTCCAATTTCCAGCCCTGGGCACCCCTACCCCTCCGCAAGCGTGCGCGCAGAATCCCCTGTCCCCCTACACACACCTGGGGGTCTGGGAAGATTCCGGACGTTGGTGAAGAAAGAagctggcagagctgagtagGGAGGGCGGGGCCTAGGGAGGGGCGGGCAGGTAGGTGCTTTTCTCCAAGGAGCTGCCACTCTTAGGTTTTCTGTGGAGCCACGCAGTGCTGGAGATTGTCCTCACTGAGAGGGTTGCGGAGATTCCATCGTCTCCCCTTGCGCCTGCTCCCTGCCTTCAAAGCCAGCCTTGGACAGCAGCGCCAATCTTCCTAGCACGGATTCCAACATCCCTTCTCACTGGGCCCAACACCTGAATCTTGCCTTCGAAACCAGTCCTCGGTGCCTTCCCTTGAGTGCCTGGTGTCTCCCCAGGGGCCCTCATCCTGGGCCATGGCccagagggcaggcctggggcctaGGCAGCTGGAGACTATGGCCATTCTGCTTTTGCTTGGATTATTCCGGTCCAGGTCGGGTAAGTGAGCATGTGCGGGTAGGGGGGTGGGAGACGTGGTGCACAGGGGCCAGGGTTTAACCCATTCCTGGAGCACGTCCCTTATCCTGGGCTCAAGAACGCGGGACTCCCTAGCACGTCAGCTGTGgcttctggggggaggggcagctgctAGGAAGTCGGGGAACTTGGTCTTCTCTGCTTACCCTTCCCTGTTCCCCTTGTCTTCCAGGAGGAGCTGACGGGGCTGGGTCCGAAGGTGAGGCTTGCTGAaaggaaaatgggggaggggaaaaagaggggaCACATTCCGATTCCCATGGAGTGTTTAATGAGCGCCTGCCACTCTCTCTGCCAGGCTGTCTCACTCCTCCcccataacttttttttaatatttttattttattgatttgagaaacatttatttgttgttccacttacttacacattcattggctgcttcttgttatgtgccctgaccaaggatctaacctgcaacctcaGGATATCCGGGAcaaccctctaaccaactgagctatccaccCAGGGCCTCCCCTGTAGTTGCTTTACTTGAGTCCCCCAATAGCTCTGTGAAACAGGGATTGTAGCCCTCGTCctacagataaagaaaccaaagTCCAGAGAAGTGACTCGCCCAAAGGCACACAGCCAGTTtgtggcagaggtgggatttaaacccagatctCAGTCCTAAATGTGGGTTGTTTTGAGGTCTCCCTTCTTCAAAGGCATACCACCAGACTCTGAGGCAAAGTATTCAGTCCTGGCTTCACCACTTAACTAGCTGTGTGGTTGGCCAGTCCCCCTCTAAAATGAAGTTGATTATGTTTATCTCCTGGGACTGTATGGGGAGTCCAGAACAAAGAGGAAGTGAAAGCCCCTTCAGGGCCTTGCGTTGTTCGCAGTCACTACACAGTAGCTATTGTCATTGTTatgagaggaggaggagcagggttgGGCAGTTTTCTCTGCTCCTGGGAAGGTGACTTTGTGAAGGCAGTTGGGTCCTGTTCcaaacagccagcctcagtgggGGTAGGGTGGCCTTCACGCCGTGGGAGCCCAGCTCTGTGGTTCCTTTGTTCAACACACACATCCCTGACTCCTTCTTTGTGCCCGCCCCATGCTGGGCACCCGGCACGTGGGGCTCTACCTTGGCCCCTGCCCTTAGGGAGTGCAAGTTGGTGTGGTTGAAGCAGACACAGAACGATCATGTGAAGCACAGGTCCTGGGAGCTCTGGTGCATTGCCTGCCTCAGAGAACAGGTCAGGGCaggctgaggagcagagcaaagtTTGCCCTGCAAAGTAGGGATGAGGAAAGGTATCCTAGGCAGTGACCTGGATAAGCCAGGATCTAAAGGTGAATAAGTATGTGGCCCCATGTCTGTGACAGGAAGTGTCCAGATGGATGGGTGTAGATGGCAGTGTCATGGAAGATCTGGACTGTATCTTAAGGGCAGTGTGAAAGCAGGGGTGTCACCTGGCCGGATTTCTCGTTTATAAAGGTCTTCAGACTTGGAAGGGGTCGCTGGGATGGAAGGTAGGAAGCTGAGACAAAGGAAGCTGTATGAGACCTGAATGAGGTAATAGATGGGTCAAGGATGACAAGGTGGCAAAACTGACCATGCCTGTTAAgctgtgggatggggagaaaggggtaGCTGACTTCTATGAACTCACTTCCTAAGCTCCAAACAGATCTCCTGGGCTTTATCAGGAGTGACAGGGCTAAGGACATTGAATGAGGGCTCCAGAAGGGTCTgaccccctctccttcctccctgggcaGCCTTTTGCGGTGTGGCTTCCCAAGCACGCATCACAGGTGGTAACAGTGCAACCCCTGGCCAGTGGCCCTGGCAGGTCAGCATCATCTATGATGGCATCCATGTGTGTGGCGGTTCTCTCGTGTCTGATCAGTGGGTGCTCTCGGCTGCTCACTGTTTTCCAAGGTACCAAATGGGTTGGGTGTAAGGTAGGGGAAGTCAAAAGTGGGCTGGAGGTCAAAGTTCAGGGATCAATTTGGATGAAAAGTTGGCATTCTTGGGTTGGGCCTAGGGATATCAATAAAGTCTGAAAGACCAGTCAGGACTGAAGGCCAGAGGTCACAGGTCACAGGGTAAAACTAGGGCAGTGTAGGTCCTGAAAAGTCCTTTGCCTGGGATCACAATCTGGGGTTGGATGCCAAAAGGCAACAGGGATCGATAGGTCTGGGTCCCAGCCTTTGCCCCACTGCTTGCAGGGAGCACCTCAAGGAAGAGTACGAGGTAAAGCTAGGGGCCCACCAGCTGGACTCCTACACCCCTTCGGCCGAAGTCCGAACCGTGGCACAGGTCATTTCCCACACCAGTTACCGCCATGAAGGTTCCCAGGGGGACATTGCACTCCTCCGTCTCAGCAGCCCCATCACCTTCTCTCGCTATATCCGGCCCATCTGCCTCCCTGCAGCCAACGCCTCCTTTCCCAATGGCCTCCAATGTACTGTCACCGGATGGGGCCATGTGGCCCCCTCAGGTGAGGTGGGGCGCTGATGTCTAGCGGCATGGAGGGAGCCTGACTCAGGGTAGGAGGCACTGGCTAAGCATCTTTTGCCCCCACAGTGAGCCTCCAGGCCCCCAGGCAACTGCAGCAACTTGAGGTGCCACTGATCAGTCGTGAAACGTGTAACTGCTTGTACAACATCGACGCCAAGCCTAATGAGCCCCACTCTATCCAGCAGGACATGGTGTGTGCTGGCTATGTAGAGGGGGGCAAGGATGCCTGCCAGGTAAATGCAGGGAGGGGGTTCAGGGGAACACATGAAACAAGGGCACCTTGGGAACTGAGGGCTGGCATGGGTGACTCGAGGCCTGGGGCCTGGTCCTGACAGCTGTTCATGGCTTTTCTACTCAGGGTGACTCTGGGGGCCCACTCTCCTGCCCTGCTGGAGGCCTCTGGTACCTGGCAGGCATCGTGAGCTGGGGTGATGCCTGTGGGGCCCCCAACAGACCTGGTGTGTACACAATGACCTCCAGCTATGCCTCCTGGATTCACTACCATGTAGCAGAGCTCCAGCCTCGGGTGGTGCCCCAAATCCAGGAGTCCCAGCCCGATATCAACCTCTGCAGGAATCATCCGGCCTTCAACTCTACTCCAGGCCAGGGTTTGTTGGGGTCCATCCTTTTGCT is a window of Desmodus rotundus isolate HL8 chromosome 1, HLdesRot8A.1, whole genome shotgun sequence DNA encoding:
- the PRSS8 gene encoding prostasin; translated protein: MAQRAGLGPRQLETMAILLLLGLFRSRSGGADGAGSEAFCGVASQARITGGNSATPGQWPWQVSIIYDGIHVCGGSLVSDQWVLSAAHCFPREHLKEEYEVKLGAHQLDSYTPSAEVRTVAQVISHTSYRHEGSQGDIALLRLSSPITFSRYIRPICLPAANASFPNGLQCTVTGWGHVAPSVSLQAPRQLQQLEVPLISRETCNCLYNIDAKPNEPHSIQQDMVCAGYVEGGKDACQGDSGGPLSCPAGGLWYLAGIVSWGDACGAPNRPGVYTMTSSYASWIHYHVAELQPRVVPQIQESQPDINLCRNHPAFNSTPGQGLLGSILLLPLALTLGLLYP
- the PRSS36 gene encoding polyserase-2, giving the protein MLQHLLLPLVTLVVSPIQGAFQDSALSPTQEEPEDLDCGRPESSTRIMGGSDAQPGRWPWQVSLHQNGGHICGGSLIAPSWVLSAAHCFVNNGTVEPAAEWSVLLGVHSQDGPRDAAHVRAVAAILVPDNYSGVELGADLALLRLASPARLGPAVKPVCLPRASHHFAHGTACWATGWGDVQEADPLPVPWVLQEVELRLLGEAACQCLYSRPGPFNLTFQLLPGMLCAGYPEGRRDTCQGDSGGPLVCEEHGRWFQAGITSFGFGCGRRNRPGVFTAVAPYEAWIREQVMGSEPGPAFPTQSQGPQSGPWEPMDENCTIALPECGKAQRPGAWPWEAQVIVPGSRPCHGALVSESWVLAPASCFLDRSSPDHQPQDLDNWRVQLPSRLSSEHVMRRVPHENASWDPASDLVLLQLRAPVNLSVAPRPVCLPHPEHYFLPGSRCRLARWGRGEPAPGPNTLLEAELLSGWWCHCLYSRQGATVPPPGDPPHALCPAYHEEEESGRCWNYSSWSLLCREEGTWFLAGIRDFSSGCLRPRAFYPLQTHGPWISHVTRGAYLEDQLTWDWGPEGEETETQTCPPHTEHGACGLRPEPAPMGLLWPWLAEVHVAGDRVCTGILVAPGWVLAATHCILRPGSTTVPYIEVYLGRTGASPLPQGHQVSRLVISIRLPRHLGLRPPLALLELSSRVEPSPSALSICLHPGGIPLGGSCWVLGWKDPQDRVPVAAAVSILTPRLCQCLYQGILPPGTLCVLYAEGQEDRCEVTSAPPLLCQSEGGSWILVGMAVRGSQELFASIGPEEAWISQTVGEAHFLPPSGSPYWPPEGSNLCPLDMAGASGFPPASLFLLLLTPLIQG